Part of the Actinomycetota bacterium genome is shown below.
CTTGAGAAGCTCATAATACCTGGTCCTTGAGATTCCAAAGATCTGGCAGGCAGCCTTGACATTATGCCTCTTGTCATATTTGAAAAGCTGCACACGATGATGGATAATTAAATCATCGTGGGACATGTTTGACCTCCTTTCGGTTTTGGTTTGGATAACCTCATTTTAACCGAAAGTGTCAACATGTCCTGCGTTTGTCAAAGGGCAAAGTGTAAACCTAACTCGTTAATAATACAGTTTAGGATTTCAAAAATTTTAATTTTGGATTTGTCTAGGATTTAGGATTTAGGACTTAAGGTTGCAAACTTAGCTTCTGGAATTATGTCAGGGTATAATCCTTTAAAAGCGAAGAGTGATGAGCGGGAAAGAAGATTATGAGGAAAGGGATTTGCAGTGAAGTATGTGGTGCTCGTGCCCGATGGAGCGGGCGATTATCCCCTAAAAGAACTTGAAGGCAAGACACCCTTACAGGCCGCCAAAACTCCAAATATGGATTTTCTAGCCAGAAATGGGGTAACTGGGATCGTGAGGACAATACCCGATGGTATGGATCCCGGAAGTGATGTGGCTAATCTCTCCCTCCTCGGTTACGATCCCGTTAAATATTATACGGGGAGAGGTCCTCTGGAAGCCGCCAGTCGCGGTATTTCTCTACGAGAGGATGAGATGGCTTTCAGATGCAATTTGGTCACCGCCGATGATGTTTTGAAGGATTACAGCGCTGGTCACATCTCGACCGAGGAGGCCAAGATATTGATGGAATTGATCGATAATAAACTCGCCGGCGGGGATATCCATCTCCACCCGGGTGTGAGTTACCGCCATTTGATGGTAATTAAAGGTGATTTTTCGTCCGCGAGGTGCGTGCCTCCTCACGACATCGTGGGTCAATCAATAGAGGAAAATATGCCTCATGGTCCCGGGTCAAATACTTTGAGAGAGCTGATGATGGCATCCCGCGAGATTCTGGAGGATCACCCAATCAATGAGAAGCGAAAAAGATTGGGAAAAAATCCAGCCAATATGATATGGTTGTGGGGGCAGGGAAAAGCCCCCTCCATGCCAACCTTTGTCCATAAGTTTGGCATCCGGGGTTGTGTCATCTCCGCAGTTGATTTAATCAAAGGAATTGCCAACTACGCTGGTCTTAAAGCCATTGAAGTTCCAGGAGCAACTGGTTATTTCGATACAGATTATCTGGCGAAAGCGGAATATGCTCTCGAGGCTTTAAAAGAGGACGATTTTGTATTCGTCCACGTCGAGGCACCCGATGAAGCTGGTCATGCCCGGAACATCGAAATCAAAATGAAGACCATCGAGGATTTCGACGCCAAAGTGGTGGGGACGATATTGAGGGGCTTAAAAAATTATGGGGATCATAAGATTTTGTTGGCAACGGATCACTTTACACCCATAGCGGTCGGGACACACGTTGCCGATCCCGTCCCCTTTGCCATTTATTCAGCAACGAGCGATCAAAGGGATGAGATGGAACAATTTTACGAGTTTCCAATGCAGGAGAGTTTGCTCCATATAAATGAGGGCCATCGCTTGATGGATCTATTCATAGGAGGTGGTGTTATTTGAAAATAGCTCAGATTGCCCCCGTTTGGGAACGTGTTCCTCCCATCAAGTACGGGGGAACGGAACTCATCGCTTATTTGCTCACCGAGGAACTCGTACGCAGAGGACACGATGTCACGCTATTCGCCACGGGGGATTCCATCACCTCTGCCAAGCTTGAGTCGGTTTATCCCAAGGCACCTTCCAGGGAATTATTAGGGCATCCCGTCCCCGATCTTCTCCATGTGACCGTGGCGTACAAAAGAGCATCTGGATTTGATATAATTCATAATCACGCTGGCTATTCTGGTGTTGCTTTGGCTAATTTCGTCAGTCCTCCTGTGCTCACCACCCTCCATGGGATATTCACGGAGATTAATATCCCCTTTTATCGAACCTTTAAGAATGCGGTATATTACAATTCCATTAGTGAGGCTCAGAGAAAAGTTTTGCCGGAACTGAACTATATCGGAACTGTCTATAATGCCATCGATGTTCTCTCATTTCCCTTTAGCGAGAAGAAGAGGGATTATTATATCTATATAAGTAGGATGTCGCCACTCAAAGCCCCGCATTTAGCCGTGGAAGTGGCTCGAAGGGCGAGTATAAAGCTGATAATGGCGGGCAAAATTGATCCTGGAAAGGACATGATTTATTTCGAGGAAAAGGTGAAACCCTACATTGACGGGGATCAAATTAAATTCCTGGGCGAGATAACCGAGGACGAAAAGAAAGAACTATTGAAGTACGCCAAAGGATTTGTATTTTCCTTGCAGTGGCCCGAACCCTTTGGTCTGGTGATGGTGGAAGCAATGGCTTGCGGTACTCCGGTGATCGCTTTTCCCTTTGGATCGGTACCGGAAGTTGTGGTAGACAAGGAAACCGGATTCATTGTAAACACGCTGGACGAGATGGTGGAAGCCGTGCGCAAGGTGGACCAAATTGATCCCTTAAAATGCCGACGGTATGTGGAGGGGAGATTTTCCGTCTCCCGGATGGTTGACGATTATGAATCACTTTATCGCAAGATGCTGAGCAAAAAGTGACGAGGGACGAAGGGAAGGATTGACCGCGGAAAAAAATTGGATAAAATAATAAGCGAGTTTATTCTCTCCTTTTTCGACCACCAGATGGAAGGTCAATAGGGTTAGAAGTGGAGTCCACCCCATGTTAATTCCATAAGCTCCGAATCTATTCAGATATCAAGGATGTTCAAGTGCCCGCACCTTTAATTTTCGATTTCCTGGAGGTCATAGATGGCTAAAAAATCAAATCGGAATCCGGTTATTCTCGCGCAAATCTCCGATCTTCACGCCGGATCACAGTATTTCATTTCAAATCTCATGAATCGAACGATAGAGGAGCTCAACCAGTTAAATCCGTTAGCGGTTATTGCCACAGGTGATTTAACGGATGAGGGACTTCGGCAGGAATACAAGACAATAAGAGCCTTTTTGGATCTGCTTAAGTGCGATAATCTGGTCACCGTTCCCGGCAATCACGATTCAAGAAATGTGGGATACCTGCATTTTGAGGAGCTTTTTGGATCTCGGAATAGCGTGTTGCAAATCGAGGGAGTAACCATCGTTGGTATCGATTCCAGCGAGCCGGATCTGGATAGTGGTCGCGTTGGTCGTGAGAAATATCGGTGGATACTGGATAAATTCGAAAATTCAGGAGACTTTAAAGTCTTTGCATTACATCATCACCTACTACCAGTACCTGGGACTGGAAGGGAAAGGAATATAGTCTACGATGCCGGCGATCTGCTGGAAATACTCCTTCGCGCAAATGTGGACTTGGTTCTCTGTGGACACAAGCACGTTCCCCACGTTTGGCGCCTTGAAAGTTTGGTGGTGGTAAATGCTGGAACGGCTTGTTCTTTGAGATTAAGAGGTCACAACAAACCTTGTTATAACGTAGTGGAAATTGGTCCCGAGAATGTACGTATATATCGGAAGTACCCCTTTGGAGGTCAGGAGCTCATCGTGGAATTTTCCCCCGTGGAAAAGATGTATTGCAAATGGGAAAGGGTGAACCCCGAATTAATCGTCCGAGGTGAATCGCAATAGGTAGAGTCATTGCTCTCATTGACGGAGAGCATTATTTGCCCGTTATCCAGGCAGGTTTAGAAAGCATAAGGAATCAAGGTCACGAGCTTCTAGCTGCGGTGTTCGTTGGGGGAACGGAAAAGGTAATCAACGGAAGCGATTTGAGTTTCCTGAAGCTCCCGGTCATTTTGAATCCCGATCCCTCTCTGGGCATAAAACGGGCTTTAGAGGAGTATAAGCCCGATTTGATAATCGATCTAAGCGACGAACCCGTGGTGGGCTACAAAGAACGCTTTAAGTTTGCAAGCATCGCATTGATCGCTGGCGTCTCCTATGTTGGATCGGATTTTCGGTTCGATCCACCGAGATTTTATGATGTAGCGCAAAAGCCATCCATTTCGGTGATAGGTACGGGCAAGCGGGTGGGGAAGACCGCGATTTCGGCTCATTTTGCTCGGGTGCTTTCGAAGGCGGGGTTCTCCCCCTGTGTGGTTGCCATGGGAAGGGGAGGACCCCAGGAGCCAGAGGTCGTTCACGGAGAAACCATCGAGATGACACCGGAATTTTTGCTCGAAGTTAGTCAAGAGGGGAAGCACGCCGCCTCAGACCATTACGAAGATGCGCTGATGAGCAGGATTTTGACGGTTGGATGTCGAAGATGCGGGGGTGGAATGGCGGGGGCTCCCTTCATCTCCAACGTTTTGGCAGGAGCCGAGTTAGCCAATGAGCTTGAATCCGATATAATAATATTTGAGGGCAGTGGAGCAGCTCTTCCCCCCATAAAGACCGATTCTTGCCTGGTCACTATAGGTGCTCATCAGCCAATCGACTACATATCGGGTTATTTCGGAACTTTCAGGCTCTTCTTATCCGACTTAGCTGTCCTCACGATGTGCGAAGAGCCAATGGCCAGTGAGGAGAAAATACATCTTGTAGATCGGGTTGTGAGAAGCGAAAACCCCGATCTTAAAGTGGTTCACACTCGATTCAGACCCCGTCCTTTGAAATCCATCAGGGGCAAAAGGGTTTTTCTGACAACCACGGCTACACCGGGCATGAATGAGAGTCTCAAGGATTATCTGGAGGAGGAGTTCCACTGCCGGGTAGTGGGCATAAGCAATAACCTTTCCAACAGAGAGTTGCTTCGGAAAGATCTGCTCAAGCATAAAGGGAAGTTCACCACCTTGCTTACTGAACTCAAAGCCGCCTCCGTGGATGTGGTCACCAGTATGGGTTTGAGTTTTGGTGCAGATGTCATTTACGCGGACAATGTGCCCATTACCGTAGGGGGAGATGGAGACCTAAATGAACTATCGTTAGACCTAGCACATAAGGCTGTTGATAATTTCAAAAGAAAGCGAGAAAGGATTAGCCATGGTTAAAGAATTCGAGTTCTACAATAAACGCATAGTCATAAGCGATGACAGGCATGGGCTTCCCTATTCAAAGGGGCTCATGGCTTCTTCCATTATGGCTACTGGAATTCCTCCCCGTAAAGCTTACTTTGTGGCGA
Proteins encoded:
- a CDS encoding metallophosphoesterase, producing the protein MAKKSNRNPVILAQISDLHAGSQYFISNLMNRTIEELNQLNPLAVIATGDLTDEGLRQEYKTIRAFLDLLKCDNLVTVPGNHDSRNVGYLHFEELFGSRNSVLQIEGVTIVGIDSSEPDLDSGRVGREKYRWILDKFENSGDFKVFALHHHLLPVPGTGRERNIVYDAGDLLEILLRANVDLVLCGHKHVPHVWRLESLVVVNAGTACSLRLRGHNKPCYNVVEIGPENVRIYRKYPFGGQELIVEFSPVEKMYCKWERVNPELIVRGESQ
- a CDS encoding glycosyltransferase family 4 protein, translated to MKIAQIAPVWERVPPIKYGGTELIAYLLTEELVRRGHDVTLFATGDSITSAKLESVYPKAPSRELLGHPVPDLLHVTVAYKRASGFDIIHNHAGYSGVALANFVSPPVLTTLHGIFTEINIPFYRTFKNAVYYNSISEAQRKVLPELNYIGTVYNAIDVLSFPFSEKKRDYYIYISRMSPLKAPHLAVEVARRASIKLIMAGKIDPGKDMIYFEEKVKPYIDGDQIKFLGEITEDEKKELLKYAKGFVFSLQWPEPFGLVMVEAMACGTPVIAFPFGSVPEVVVDKETGFIVNTLDEMVEAVRKVDQIDPLKCRRYVEGRFSVSRMVDDYESLYRKMLSKK
- a CDS encoding cofactor-independent phosphoglycerate mutase, coding for MKYVVLVPDGAGDYPLKELEGKTPLQAAKTPNMDFLARNGVTGIVRTIPDGMDPGSDVANLSLLGYDPVKYYTGRGPLEAASRGISLREDEMAFRCNLVTADDVLKDYSAGHISTEEAKILMELIDNKLAGGDIHLHPGVSYRHLMVIKGDFSSARCVPPHDIVGQSIEENMPHGPGSNTLRELMMASREILEDHPINEKRKRLGKNPANMIWLWGQGKAPSMPTFVHKFGIRGCVISAVDLIKGIANYAGLKAIEVPGATGYFDTDYLAKAEYALEALKEDDFVFVHVEAPDEAGHARNIEIKMKTIEDFDAKVVGTILRGLKNYGDHKILLATDHFTPIAVGTHVADPVPFAIYSATSDQRDEMEQFYEFPMQESLLHINEGHRLMDLFIGGGVI
- a CDS encoding 2,3-diphosphoglycerate synthetase, yielding MPVIQAGLESIRNQGHELLAAVFVGGTEKVINGSDLSFLKLPVILNPDPSLGIKRALEEYKPDLIIDLSDEPVVGYKERFKFASIALIAGVSYVGSDFRFDPPRFYDVAQKPSISVIGTGKRVGKTAISAHFARVLSKAGFSPCVVAMGRGGPQEPEVVHGETIEMTPEFLLEVSQEGKHAASDHYEDALMSRILTVGCRRCGGGMAGAPFISNVLAGAELANELESDIIIFEGSGAALPPIKTDSCLVTIGAHQPIDYISGYFGTFRLFLSDLAVLTMCEEPMASEEKIHLVDRVVRSENPDLKVVHTRFRPRPLKSIRGKRVFLTTTATPGMNESLKDYLEEEFHCRVVGISNNLSNRELLRKDLLKHKGKFTTLLTELKAASVDVVTSMGLSFGADVIYADNVPITVGGDGDLNELSLDLAHKAVDNFKRKRERISHG